AGGGCCAGAGCCGCAGCCCGCAGCAGCAACAGCAGCAGATGGATGCGCAGCAGCCGCAGAAGGGCGGCAAGCAGCAGGAGCAGCGCCAGCAGGGGTCGCAGAAGCACCCGCAGCAGCGCTGACCGACGCCAGGGGTCGGATCCCGCGCAGCGGGCTCTGACCCTCACTTACACCAGGGGTCGGATCCCGCAACGCGGGCTCTGACCCCAAACCCGGCCCAGCCGCTCAGTCCGCGATCGGCAGCGCCCAGGTTTCCTTCACTTCTTCCATCACGATGTAGCTCTTCGATTCGCGCACATGCGGCAGGGTCAGCAGGGTGCTGCCCAGCAGCTTGCGGTAGCTGGCCATCTCGCTGATGCGCGCCTTCAGCAGGTAATCGAAGTCGCCCGAGACCAGGTGGCACTCCAGCACGTTGGGCAGCTTCAACGCCGCGCGGCGGAACTCCTCGAAGATGTCGCCGGACTTGTAGGCCAGGCTGATCTCCACGAACACCAGCAGGCTGGCCTTCAGTGCCGCCGGGTCGAGGTGCGCGTGGTAGCCGGTGATGACCCCTTCGCGCTCCAGCCGGCGCACGCGCTCGGTGCAGGGGGTGGTCGACAGGCCGACCCGTTCACCCAGCTCGGTGAAGGAAATACGGCCCTCGGCCTGCAGGATGCGCAGGATCTTGCGGTCGATCTTGTCCAGCTCGCGCGGGCGTGTGGCCATGGCCGTCAACCTCCGGGGGTGAATCACAGGAAAACATCCTGCCTGTGATAGCTAAATCAGGCAAATCGTCTAGGAACGGAAGAATATACTTCCCCGATTATGCTCCCGGCGTGCTCAAACGCAGGGAATCATCGGGTTGGAGAGTTCCCATGCGAGTCCTCGTTCTCGGCAGCGGCGTGATCGGCACCACCAGTGCCTGGTACCTGCGGCAGGCCGGCTTTGAAGTCACGGTCATCGACCGCCAGCCCGGCCCCGCGCTGGAGACCAGTTTTGCCAACGCCGGCCAGCTGTCGTTCGGCTACACCTCGCCGTGGGCCGCCCCGGGCGTGCCGAAGAAGGCGATCGGCTGGCTGTTCGAAAAGCATGCGCCGCTGGCGATCAAGCCGGGCATGGACCTGGCCCAGTACCGCTGGCTGTGGCAGATGCTGCGCAACTGCACCCACGAGCGCTACGCCATCAACAAGGCGCGCATGGTGCGCATGTCCGAATACAGCCGCGACTGCCTGAACGAGCTGCGCGCGCAGATCGGCATCGAGTTCGAAGGCCGCGATCTCGGCACCACCCAGCTGTTCCGTACCCAGCAGCAGCTGGACGCCTCGGCGCAGGACATCGAGATCCTGGCCCAGTACGGCGTGCCGTACGAAGTGCTGGACCGCGCCGGCATCGTCCAGGCCGAACCGGCCCTGGCCCATGTCGATGGCCTGGTGGGCGCGTTGCGCCTGCCGCGTGACCAGACCGGCGACTGCCAGCTGTTCACCCGCCGCCTGGCGCAGATGGCGGCCGACGCCGGCGTCGAGTTCCGCTACGACCAGGACATCAGCGGCCTGGAGTTCGATGGCGACCGCATCACCGGCGTGCGCATCGGCGGCCGGCTGGAAACCGCCGACCGCTTCGTGGTCGCGCTGGGCAGCTATTCGCCGCAGATGGTGGCGCCGCTGGGCATGCGCCTGCCGGTGTACCCGCTGAAGGGCTATTCGCTGACCCTGCCGATCACCGACCCGGCGATGGCGCCGACCTCGACCATCCTGGACGAGAGCTACAAGGTGGCCGTGACCCGCTTCGACAACCGCATCCGCGTGGGCGGCATGGCCGAAGTGGCCGGTTTCGACCTGTCGCTGTCGCAGCGCCGCCGCGAAACCCTGGAACGGGTGGTGCGCGACCTGTACCCGAAGGGCGGCGACCTGGCCAAGGCCGATTTCTGGACCGGCCTGCGCCCGGCCACCCCGGACGGTACGCCGGTCATCGGCGCCACCCCGTTCCGCAACCTGTACCTCAACACCGGCCACGGCACCCTGGGCTGGACCATGGCCTGCGGCTCGGGCCGCTACCTGGCCGACCTGATGAGCGCGCGCCAGCCGCAGATCAGCACCGAGGGCCTGGATATCTTCCGCTACGGCCAGTACGGCCAGGCCCCGCAGCAGGAGAGTCGCGCATGCGTCCTGCCCGCGCGCTGATCGACCTGGGCGCGCTGCGCAGCAACTACCGGCTGGCCCGCGAACTGGGCGGCGGCAAGGCGCTGGCGGTGGTCAAGGCCGATGCCTATGGCCACGGCGCGGTGCGCTGCGCGCAGGCGCTGGAAGGCGAGGCCGATGGCTTTGCGGTGGCCACCATTGAAGAGGCGCTGGAACTGCGCCAGGCCGGCATCCGCGCGCCGATCCTGCTGCTGGAAGGCATCTTCGAGGCCAGCGAGCTGCCCCTGGTGGCCGAGCATGACCTGTGGTTCTCGGTGGGTTCGGCGTGGCAGCTGGAGGCGCTGGCCGCCTTCGACAGCCCGCGCCCGCTGACGGTGTGGCTGAAGCTGGACAGCGGCATGCACCGGCTGGGCCTGGACGTGGCCGGCTTCCGCGCCGCGCACGCGCGCCTGTCGGCGCTGCCGCAGGTGGAGCGCATCGTGATGATGACCCACCTGGCGCGTGCCGATGAGCTGGACAGCGAACGCACCCACGAACAGGCCGCTACCTTCAAGGCCGCCATCGACGGCCTGCAGGGCGAGACCAGCGTGTGCAACTCGCCGGCCCTGCTGGGCTGGCCGGACGTGCGCAGCGACTGGGTGCGGCCGGGCCTGATGCTGTACGGGGCCAACCCGCTGCCGGACGACACCACGCTGACCGCGCGCCTGCGCCCGGTGATGACCATGCAGTCGAAGGTGATCGCCGAGCGCTGGATCGATGCCGGTGAGCCGGTGGGCTATGGCGCCCGCTTCGTGGCCAAGGCCCGCACCCGCGTGGGCGTGGTCGCGCTGGGCTATGCCGACGGCTACCCGCAGTTCGCCCCGAACGGTACCCCGGTGCTGATCGATGGCCAGCCCGGCGGGCTGATCGGCCGCGTGTCGATGGACATGCTGACCGTGGACCTGACCGCGCATGCGCAGGCCGGCATCGGCAGCGTGGTGGAACTGTGGGGCACGGCGCCGACCCTGGCCGAACTGGCCCCGCGCTGCGGTGTCAGTGCCTACCAGCTGCCGTGCGCGGTCAAGCGCGTGGCCCGGGTTTACCAGGAGTGAGGCGATGCCGGCCAGCGGCCGGCACTGCCGGAATGCACGTCGTACGACCGCCGGGCATGGCCCGGCGTTACCGGGATCTGCGGTGCCAGCGGTAGCGCCGGGCCATGCCCGGCGGCCTTTGATCAACGCGCCGCGGTTGCCTGCGTGGTCAACTGGCGCTTCACCCAGTCATCGATCAGGCGCTTCTCGAAGCGCAGCGGGTCGCTGTCGCTGCGCAGCCCGATGTTGTGCAGGTAGCCGCTGTCGCTCAGCTTGGCCTCGCCTTCGTCGACGATGCGGCCGCTGGCGTCCTTCAGCGTGTATTGCAGGGTGATGCGCGGCGGGTAGATGTCGCGCATGATCCGGATGCCGTCGGCACGCGGGCCGTGCCACGGCTCGTAGTCGCCGGCGCGCTTGATGTCCACCAGGGTCACGTCGAGGGTCTGCCCCGGCTGCAGCGGCTTGGCTGCCGCAGTCCGCACGTAGCGGGCCAGCTGCTGCACCCAGTCGCCGCGCTGTGCTTCGAAGCGGTTGGTGCTGCGGCGGATCTCGGTGAAGGTGGCCGGATCGTCCCATTTCACGCTGACCGGGCCATCGGCCTGCAGCGCCCGCGGTGCCTGCGGATCGGTGACAGTGCGTGGCGCAGCGGTGGCGCTGCCCACGACCAGGACGCCTGCCAGCAGCAGGGCGGCGGAAAGGGAGCGGTTCATGGTGGTCTCCTGCGTCCCGTGATCGGGGCGGTGTCGGTGTACAGGTCGAGTGTGATCCTGCGGCCGGGCGCCAGCAATGGCCGATTGCGTCATATACGACAGCAGTTGTCGCGAATTCACGGTCGTCAAGCCTGACTGACGGCGCTTGACGCTGTGAATACGCGCTCTGGAAGATGCTGTCCCTCCACCCGGTCCGTCCTCCACGCCCTTGTCCACACTGCCGCCCCTCGCGGAGCGCGCGCCCACGAAGGCGCCGGCGCCCGAATCCGACCTGCATCACGGCGTGCTCAAGCACATCCATGCCGGCTTCTGTGTGATCCAGGTGCTGTTCGAAGGCGAGCAGGCCGTGGACTACCGCTTCATCGAGGTCAACGACGCCTTCGAGCAGCAGACTGGCCTGAAAGACGTGCAGGGCAAGCGGATGAGCGCGCTGGAGCCGCACCACGAACGTGACTGGTTCCGCATCTACGGCGAAGTGGCGCGTACGGGGCAGCCGGCGCAGTTCGAGATGGAAGCACGCGCACTCGGCCGCTCGTTCGCAGTGGACGCCGTGCGCGTGGGCGAGCCGGGCGAGGACAAGGTCGGCATCCTGTTCTTCGACGTGACCGCGCGCAAGCAGATCGAAGTGGAGCTGGGCGAGAGCGAGGCGCGTTTCAGCGCGCTGGCCGATGGCCTGCCGATGCCGGTCTGGGTGCTGGACGAGCGCGGCCATGCCCGTTTCGTCAACAGCGCCTTCAGCGAATTCTTCGGTGGCGACGAAACCCGCGTGCCGGAAGATGTCTGGCGTGGCCTGGTGCATCCGGATGACGCCTCGGTATTTGAGTACGAGCTGCAGGAAGCGTTGACAGTGCAGCGCTCGATGCATGCGCTGGTGCGCGCGCGGCGGGCCGATGGTCAGTGGCGCTGGCTGGAAATGAACGCGCGGCCGCGCTTCTCACGCATGGGCCGCTTCATCGGCCTGGCTGGCAGCAGTCCGGACGTGACCGAGCGGCGCGAGATCGAACTGGCGCGCGAGGAGCTGCTGCAGTCCGAGCGTGCCGCGCGCAGCGCCGCGGAAAACATGGCGCGGCTGAAGGACGAG
This genomic stretch from Stenotrophomonas sp. SAU14A_NAIMI4_5 harbors:
- a CDS encoding lana protein, with protein sequence MSFVHWIAIMKNQQNRHPGKEQQGQSRSPQQQQQQMDAQQPQKGGKQQEQRQQGSQKHPQQR
- a CDS encoding winged helix-turn-helix transcriptional regulator; translated protein: MATRPRELDKIDRKILRILQAEGRISFTELGERVGLSTTPCTERVRRLEREGVITGYHAHLDPAALKASLLVFVEISLAYKSGDIFEEFRRAALKLPNVLECHLVSGDFDYLLKARISEMASYRKLLGSTLLTLPHVRESKSYIVMEEVKETWALPIAD
- a CDS encoding D-amino acid dehydrogenase gives rise to the protein MRVLVLGSGVIGTTSAWYLRQAGFEVTVIDRQPGPALETSFANAGQLSFGYTSPWAAPGVPKKAIGWLFEKHAPLAIKPGMDLAQYRWLWQMLRNCTHERYAINKARMVRMSEYSRDCLNELRAQIGIEFEGRDLGTTQLFRTQQQLDASAQDIEILAQYGVPYEVLDRAGIVQAEPALAHVDGLVGALRLPRDQTGDCQLFTRRLAQMAADAGVEFRYDQDISGLEFDGDRITGVRIGGRLETADRFVVALGSYSPQMVAPLGMRLPVYPLKGYSLTLPITDPAMAPTSTILDESYKVAVTRFDNRIRVGGMAEVAGFDLSLSQRRRETLERVVRDLYPKGGDLAKADFWTGLRPATPDGTPVIGATPFRNLYLNTGHGTLGWTMACGSGRYLADLMSARQPQISTEGLDIFRYGQYGQAPQQESRACVLPAR
- the alr gene encoding alanine racemase, which translates into the protein MRPARALIDLGALRSNYRLARELGGGKALAVVKADAYGHGAVRCAQALEGEADGFAVATIEEALELRQAGIRAPILLLEGIFEASELPLVAEHDLWFSVGSAWQLEALAAFDSPRPLTVWLKLDSGMHRLGLDVAGFRAAHARLSALPQVERIVMMTHLARADELDSERTHEQAATFKAAIDGLQGETSVCNSPALLGWPDVRSDWVRPGLMLYGANPLPDDTTLTARLRPVMTMQSKVIAERWIDAGEPVGYGARFVAKARTRVGVVALGYADGYPQFAPNGTPVLIDGQPGGLIGRVSMDMLTVDLTAHAQAGIGSVVELWGTAPTLAELAPRCGVSAYQLPCAVKRVARVYQE
- a CDS encoding DUF3016 domain-containing protein — encoded protein: MNRSLSAALLLAGVLVVGSATAAPRTVTDPQAPRALQADGPVSVKWDDPATFTEIRRSTNRFEAQRGDWVQQLARYVRTAAAKPLQPGQTLDVTLVDIKRAGDYEPWHGPRADGIRIMRDIYPPRITLQYTLKDASGRIVDEGEAKLSDSGYLHNIGLRSDSDPLRFEKRLIDDWVKRQLTTQATAAR